One part of the Salinimonas iocasae genome encodes these proteins:
- a CDS encoding thiol:disulfide interchange protein DsbA/DsbL yields the protein MKKIALFFVMAILLPLQACAADAKWEEGKHYRVLDEAATEQPEILEFFSFWCPHCYQFEPLVDEIKSKISDNTEFKKIHVNFMGFTEQSIQDDATRAMMVARAVKQEDALNAAIFDYIHKQRASVTGMKDLRNIFVVNGVDNAEFDKLSNSFGVNNMMKRNNKVLENYRQYVRGVPNFIVNGRYQAQFTSDMSEDDIVELIVWLSKQD from the coding sequence ATGAAAAAAATCGCATTATTTTTTGTTATGGCTATTTTGCTTCCTTTGCAGGCTTGCGCTGCAGATGCAAAATGGGAAGAGGGAAAGCACTATCGGGTGCTGGACGAAGCGGCTACTGAGCAGCCTGAAATTCTTGAGTTCTTCTCTTTCTGGTGTCCGCACTGCTACCAGTTTGAGCCACTGGTAGATGAAATAAAATCCAAAATTTCTGATAATACTGAGTTTAAAAAAATTCATGTGAATTTCATGGGCTTTACCGAGCAAAGTATTCAGGATGATGCGACCCGTGCCATGATGGTAGCACGCGCTGTGAAGCAGGAAGACGCACTGAATGCTGCGATTTTTGATTATATTCATAAGCAGCGCGCCAGTGTTACCGGCATGAAAGATTTGCGTAATATCTTCGTCGTAAACGGTGTTGATAACGCCGAGTTTGATAAGCTTTCTAACAGCTTTGGTGTTAACAACATGATGAAGAGAAACAATAAGGTACTGGAAAACTATCGTCAGTATGTACGTGGTGTACCTAACTTTATTGTAAACGGTCGTTATCAGGCACAATTTACCTCCGATATGTCTGAAGACGATATCGTTGAGCTTATTGTTTGGTTAAGCAAACAGGATTAA
- a CDS encoding HD domain-containing protein gives MTVSLSQLDFINELDKLKAVKRQMLLPGEDNRQENSAEHSWHVALTALMLKDYAEHPVDIDRVIKMILLHDLVEIDAGDMFAFADEQDHAEQELKELAAAKRIFGLLKESQGQHYLKLWLEFEAAETNDARFAKAMDRILPLFQNMKNNGGSWARHKVTKQKILDRNQMLETAAPLLWQYVNEQLDIAEQNGWLATQ, from the coding sequence ATGACTGTATCCCTTTCCCAGCTGGACTTTATCAATGAGCTGGACAAGCTAAAGGCGGTGAAGCGCCAGATGTTATTACCCGGTGAAGACAACCGGCAGGAAAACAGTGCTGAGCATTCATGGCATGTCGCGCTCACCGCATTGATGCTAAAAGATTACGCTGAGCATCCGGTTGATATCGACCGGGTTATCAAAATGATACTGCTGCATGATTTAGTTGAGATAGATGCCGGCGATATGTTTGCCTTTGCTGATGAGCAGGATCACGCTGAGCAGGAACTTAAAGAGCTGGCTGCTGCCAAGCGGATTTTCGGCCTGCTCAAAGAATCGCAGGGCCAGCATTACCTGAAGTTGTGGTTGGAGTTTGAAGCCGCTGAAACTAACGATGCGCGCTTTGCTAAGGCGATGGATCGTATTCTTCCCCTGTTTCAGAATATGAAAAATAATGGTGGTAGCTGGGCTCGCCATAAGGTCACTAAGCAAAAAATACTCGACAGAAACCAGATGCTCGAAACGGCTGCGCCGCTTTTATGGCAGTACGTCAATGAACAACTGGATATCGCTGAGCAAAACGGCTGGCTGGCAACACAATAA
- a CDS encoding LLM class flavin-dependent oxidoreductase: protein MTSPVPLSILDLAHIGENQSVQQAMAKSQAIAVLAENSQFERLWLAEHHGMRGVASAATSTLLANLGALTQSIRLGSGGVMLPNHAPLVVAEQYGTLDALYPGRIDLGLGRAPGTDPATSNALRRDLNKNVGDYPSDIQQLQRYLSDDSGDAQVLAVPGAGSHVPLYLLGSSLYSAQLAGKLGLPFSFASHFAPDALFDAINIYKMNFSPSAQLNKPYVMAGVMAVVAESDDDANYHFSSVQQQFANLRRGANAPMPAPVDDIYKHLSEVEVQTINRTLRYAVKGTPDSVEKQLSEFVEATGVDEVILSFPVYDDKQCLESIRLVGEMHSIKAAPSWQA, encoded by the coding sequence ATGACTTCTCCCGTACCTCTTTCAATTCTTGATCTTGCACATATCGGTGAAAACCAGAGTGTTCAGCAGGCGATGGCAAAAAGCCAGGCTATTGCCGTACTCGCTGAAAACAGTCAGTTTGAACGTCTGTGGCTGGCTGAACACCATGGCATGCGAGGCGTTGCCAGTGCCGCCACATCAACACTTCTGGCTAACCTTGGTGCGCTAACACAGTCAATTCGCTTAGGATCCGGTGGTGTTATGCTGCCAAACCACGCGCCATTGGTGGTTGCTGAGCAATATGGCACGCTGGACGCGCTTTACCCCGGTCGTATCGATTTGGGACTGGGCCGTGCGCCGGGCACTGATCCTGCCACCTCAAATGCACTACGCCGAGACCTGAATAAAAATGTGGGCGACTATCCTTCTGATATTCAGCAGCTTCAGCGCTATTTATCTGATGATAGTGGGGATGCACAAGTCCTCGCGGTGCCGGGGGCAGGCAGCCATGTGCCCTTGTATCTGTTAGGTTCCAGCCTTTACTCTGCTCAACTGGCCGGCAAACTGGGGCTACCTTTCTCGTTTGCTTCCCACTTTGCGCCTGACGCTTTATTTGATGCTATCAACATCTACAAAATGAACTTTTCGCCTTCTGCGCAACTCAATAAACCTTATGTGATGGCCGGAGTAATGGCGGTAGTCGCAGAGTCTGACGATGACGCAAATTATCATTTCAGTTCGGTGCAGCAACAGTTCGCTAATTTACGCAGGGGGGCAAACGCGCCCATGCCGGCACCGGTGGATGATATATACAAACATCTCAGTGAAGTCGAAGTACAGACCATCAACCGAACGCTGCGCTATGCGGTGAAAGGCACACCGGACAGCGTAGAGAAACAATTGAGCGAGTTTGTGGAGGCAACAGGCGTCGACGAGGTCATCCTGTCTTTCCCCGTGTACGATGATAAACAGTGCCTTGAATCCATCAGGCTGGTCGGCGAGATGCACAGCATCAAAGCTGCGCCCTCCTGGCAGGCTTGA
- a CDS encoding sensor domain-containing diguanylate cyclase, with protein MPALLDVGAGLPGPMTNNYKNLLQQLPSCLIFKQKNSSTLYLSDVLTQHLSLSQTTFSDDVPCPIQFYCGRTGDALTGDASPLVIAEHHHALCQQVVLQCGARRFYSHLQSKLVSDNDTAWLVIEVTLNQPYQTHQTLSAWQEKLSFSMMLSAISTRLINARDDEADSLIEQSLGTFGEYLKAQRCYLFCFSSDNALMDNTHEWVAPGVTPFKDELQQVPVAEQLPYFDTVIKQDHAFVVGDVEELPATAALEKAEFQREGIRAVLCVAVHVNDDLFGFIGCDFLTGPHCWTEHEIKSIKLIGEMVSETLSSITTRQSLQRVQQELLQANARLKVLVNLDGLTHIANRRHFDETLETQWRSIAESGLSLLFIDVDNFKHYNDNYGHQAGDEVLQAIACVLDDVADSLNGLAARYGGEEFAIILPGQQHKEATTAASRVMRAVSTLNIAFASSEKTDRVTVSIGLADSMSATSPQSLINQADAALYKAKQSGRNTIVSFPTTQRASNRMATGAYR; from the coding sequence ATGCCTGCACTACTGGATGTTGGCGCGGGGTTGCCGGGCCCAATGACTAATAATTATAAAAACTTGTTACAGCAGCTGCCGTCCTGTCTGATTTTCAAACAGAAAAATAGCAGCACGCTTTACCTGTCAGACGTACTGACACAGCACCTGAGTCTATCTCAGACCACATTTTCAGACGATGTCCCCTGCCCGATTCAATTTTACTGTGGCCGCACCGGCGACGCGCTGACCGGCGATGCATCTCCCCTGGTCATCGCCGAACATCACCATGCATTGTGTCAGCAAGTAGTACTGCAATGTGGCGCGCGACGCTTTTACAGCCACCTGCAAAGCAAACTTGTTAGCGATAACGACACAGCATGGCTGGTTATTGAGGTTACGCTCAATCAGCCCTATCAGACGCACCAGACGCTATCTGCCTGGCAGGAGAAATTATCATTCAGCATGATGCTTTCTGCTATTTCTACCCGGTTAATTAATGCCAGAGATGACGAGGCAGATTCATTGATTGAGCAAAGCCTGGGTACCTTTGGTGAATATCTGAAGGCCCAGCGCTGCTATCTGTTTTGCTTCTCTTCGGATAATGCGCTTATGGATAACACGCATGAGTGGGTCGCGCCGGGCGTAACGCCATTTAAAGATGAGCTGCAACAGGTGCCGGTAGCAGAACAACTCCCCTACTTTGATACGGTAATCAAACAGGACCATGCATTTGTAGTCGGCGATGTTGAGGAACTTCCCGCTACTGCGGCACTGGAAAAGGCGGAGTTCCAGCGGGAAGGGATCCGCGCGGTTTTATGTGTTGCAGTACATGTTAATGATGACCTGTTTGGTTTTATCGGGTGCGATTTTCTAACCGGTCCGCATTGCTGGACCGAGCACGAAATCAAGTCGATTAAGCTTATCGGTGAGATGGTCAGCGAAACGCTGTCCAGTATTACAACCAGACAATCGCTACAACGCGTACAGCAGGAATTATTACAGGCCAACGCCCGTCTTAAAGTGCTGGTAAACCTGGATGGACTGACCCACATTGCTAATCGCCGCCATTTTGATGAGACACTGGAAACGCAGTGGCGAAGCATTGCAGAAAGTGGCCTGAGTTTGCTGTTTATCGATGTGGACAACTTCAAGCACTATAACGATAACTATGGCCATCAGGCCGGCGATGAAGTGCTACAGGCTATTGCCTGCGTGCTGGATGATGTCGCCGATAGCCTTAACGGGCTGGCTGCCAGATATGGCGGTGAAGAGTTCGCTATAATACTACCCGGGCAACAGCATAAAGAAGCCACCACTGCTGCCTCTCGGGTGATGCGCGCGGTAAGTACACTTAATATCGCCTTTGCATCGTCCGAAAAAACTGATCGGGTCACAGTAAGTATCGGTCTGGCTGACAGTATGAGTGCAACGTCACCTCAGTCGCTAATTAATCAGGCCGATGCGGCACTTTACAAAGCCAAACAATCCGGCCGCAATACTATCGTCAGCTTTCCGACCACACAACGCGCATCAAACAGAATGGCTACCGGTGCTTATAGATAG
- a CDS encoding aldo/keto reductase has translation MSENKENAMQNIQLRDGRSIPQVGFGTAAIGEMHQDDGYVKDTILKAIDAGYRHIDTASFYGNERSVGQAIAESRLQREQFFITTKVWDTQQGYQSTFKAMDESLERLQMDYVDLYLVHWPYPEKTRPTWQAMEKLHAEGIAKSLGLSNFRKQDIQQLFEIAEIKPVYNQIELHPYLTQKPLVEYCESKGIAVSCWSPLGSGSWSDVKAEDKPVAEKVINDMAEKYEVSTGQIILKWDIQQGRIVIPKSESEKHIAANLALDGFTLTDDELNAIDALNKDLCFGGDPDNAWQENLERPVP, from the coding sequence ATGTCTGAGAATAAGGAGAACGCGATGCAGAATATTCAGTTACGCGATGGACGGTCCATCCCCCAGGTCGGGTTCGGTACAGCCGCAATTGGCGAGATGCATCAGGATGACGGATATGTCAAAGATACTATCCTGAAAGCTATTGATGCGGGTTATCGTCATATCGATACCGCCTCTTTTTATGGTAACGAACGTAGTGTCGGACAGGCCATTGCCGAATCCCGGTTGCAGCGGGAACAGTTTTTTATCACCACCAAAGTGTGGGATACCCAACAGGGCTACCAGTCTACATTTAAAGCGATGGATGAAAGTCTTGAGCGACTGCAGATGGACTACGTCGACCTGTATCTTGTCCACTGGCCTTACCCGGAAAAAACACGCCCGACATGGCAGGCGATGGAAAAGCTGCATGCAGAGGGTATAGCAAAGTCGCTGGGATTATCTAATTTCAGAAAGCAGGACATTCAGCAGCTGTTTGAAATTGCCGAGATAAAGCCGGTGTATAACCAGATTGAGTTGCACCCCTACCTGACGCAAAAGCCGCTGGTTGAATATTGTGAAAGTAAAGGTATTGCGGTGTCATGCTGGTCGCCACTGGGCTCAGGCTCATGGAGTGACGTGAAAGCTGAGGATAAACCGGTAGCAGAAAAAGTTATCAACGATATGGCTGAAAAGTATGAAGTCTCCACTGGGCAAATCATTTTGAAATGGGACATTCAGCAAGGGCGAATTGTTATTCCTAAATCAGAAAGCGAAAAGCATATTGCGGCGAATCTGGCTTTAGATGGTTTTACGCTGACAGACGATGAATTAAATGCGATAGATGCATTAAATAAAGATCTGTGTTTTGGTGGTGACCCTGACAACGCCTGGCAGGAAAATCTGGAGCGTCCTGTACCCTGA
- a CDS encoding permease: MDNFLNGWAEAARTSLGFFWMALWAFALGYVISSLIQLLVTREKMQKVMHGGDPKSVSLGTFFGFISSSCSFAALATTRALFAKGAGFIPAMAFLLASTNLVIELGFVIAIFLGWQFVVAEYIGGVLLILSVWLFVWLTRPDKLIKNVRQRLSDNSDNEDNNPPSFAELITSKSGWQKLGMKYVMEWQMIWKDVLIGFTVAGLIAAFVPDAFFEALFVGTGSDESLSFWQILLQTLVGPLAAFFTFIGSMGNIPLAALLFDKGVSFAGVMAFIFSDLVVYPVLRINARYYGWKMAFYILGLLLAALVTTSLLLHYGFNLAGFLPDTTSSGSISDRNMFAVDYGFVLNLVFIALSGVLVYFWRAAKNSHQHHGHDHGEKKQSRSLSEWLNLILVAACIIWLVIGAGLLIAG, encoded by the coding sequence ATGGATAATTTTCTTAATGGATGGGCCGAGGCTGCACGCACCAGTCTTGGCTTTTTTTGGATGGCACTGTGGGCCTTTGCGCTGGGCTATGTGATTTCCAGCCTGATACAACTGCTGGTTACCCGCGAAAAAATGCAGAAAGTCATGCATGGCGGCGATCCCAAAAGCGTATCCCTTGGCACCTTTTTCGGCTTTATTTCGTCTTCCTGTAGTTTTGCTGCACTGGCAACGACCCGGGCACTGTTTGCAAAAGGCGCAGGCTTTATTCCGGCAATGGCCTTTCTGCTGGCCTCTACCAACCTGGTCATAGAACTGGGGTTTGTTATTGCTATTTTTCTGGGCTGGCAGTTTGTGGTCGCCGAGTATATCGGCGGTGTGTTACTTATTCTCAGTGTCTGGTTGTTTGTGTGGCTCACCCGTCCGGACAAACTTATAAAAAATGTTCGTCAGCGGTTATCAGACAATAGTGACAATGAAGATAACAATCCGCCTTCATTTGCCGAACTTATCACATCCAAATCTGGCTGGCAAAAGCTTGGCATGAAGTATGTCATGGAATGGCAGATGATATGGAAGGATGTACTAATCGGCTTCACTGTTGCAGGACTAATTGCCGCCTTCGTTCCTGATGCTTTTTTTGAAGCATTGTTCGTTGGAACCGGCAGCGATGAATCACTGTCCTTCTGGCAAATACTTTTACAGACGCTTGTCGGACCGCTGGCGGCATTCTTTACCTTTATCGGATCCATGGGAAATATACCTCTGGCAGCCCTGCTTTTTGATAAAGGTGTCAGCTTTGCCGGTGTGATGGCGTTTATATTCTCAGACTTAGTTGTTTACCCTGTATTGCGCATTAATGCACGCTACTATGGCTGGAAGATGGCATTTTATATTCTGGGGCTGCTGCTGGCAGCACTGGTTACGACATCACTTTTACTGCATTACGGATTTAATCTGGCAGGCTTTCTACCTGATACAACATCTTCGGGCAGTATCAGCGATCGGAACATGTTTGCGGTAGATTATGGATTTGTCCTTAATCTGGTCTTTATTGCGTTAAGCGGCGTGCTTGTATACTTTTGGCGCGCGGCGAAAAACAGCCATCAGCATCATGGTCACGACCATGGTGAGAAAAAGCAGTCGCGTTCACTGAGCGAGTGGCTCAACCTTATCCTGGTGGCTGCTTGTATTATCTGGCTTGTCATTGGCGCCGGTCTGCTAATCGCAGGTTAA